In one window of Methanolobus mangrovi DNA:
- a CDS encoding NosD domain-containing protein produces the protein MRLKSEVSGSGIAVILIIVATCGIGLASTFSNEGIKEIIDLDTESNPSYNPEGNKIVFCTNNGNPDSSSMWIFDLTNEDLSEIIVPDSNWLYCIEWSPLGDKILFRDSLYGVSGTYGLYTINLDGSEKTCLTTDQNLDFGGVGYSPEGSKIVYCDYYDGGKKGNIWIMNSDGSNKVQLTDDGLYNGDPYFSPDGTKIAYYSGTWPYTNIWTMNVDGTGKQQLTFGSVTEGSPDWSPDGKYISYQKVAGSHQNLWVMEADGTEQTQLTNYYEDGVEGHTPDWHPNGNKILFSGGAIYELTLGEKIGEFTVSEVSDGVIVETPRVKYYLANGGFARELWVDHDGDGIYDEDIGFEDTTLEYPYFGFASWGAITSKSSGGELYAGSVSGGAYSHNIVEATEEKVIIDFTSEFETVTGTVRWEIYPNGDAKVIPRTGGSMESTYALMFTWCVSPEVNDIVGIRSSPDSELTNTVTFSGGTKQIATPANTGATITNAHFSDISLSHPYQFYKDTNDGYTCLIVEPKADQEEDWEWVESSQANDAIWGGRISYDNSANPLYYAAGLVDWCWYADRSPESGGYSETLEAPITQPINQDQKFAFYVHWMWGDTTEAQRYEKAGEIAEELTQDKIVQDITLLTDAAEPERSPVWSFDDEKIFYTFERVAWSDRDSYSMNADGSNKIRTGIGEGKLDYFSDLSPDGNELLETVVYGYWYDVYKVYLNNGTRVPLAADSSKIESGAFWNPDGTKIAYSQDNELCIMDSDGNNKHEILSSNSPLVGDWSPNGKKIIFSAEGSANKRDLWIIDSDGTNLSQLTDNPSYMDWYPSFSPDGNYIVYSSAETGEHELWLRNLDGTFKVRLTYGYKVPDAYPHWSSDGKKIVFCANPSGSSGGSEIAVMTLNLDNSSSEYPGSPAPEITSVVVEPLMGVYEGDNATIKVFVKNTGVFADEGYISVSFPNNEEVLEISGTGNEYNKLYPIGSTLYSKTSQITSINPLAELCDSSWATGQTKTLTIKVKPNEGADKLEFYVRAALKNGTGDYVRDPESGEKIDQQGWYVDNYTENVYPSSNLVISDIFVEDDAVYYRIRNTGSIMAGSTFSYLYINDMDDYIKYDYVDSLQPGEWSIESFDYTYTYSGGTDTIKVVADAREELNEISDEDNSRTEIYTGIDPTSMNVDILSPADVFELKTGDVQLVKAKVTENIGNSVPGSAIGYVRASFSNKDDTIQLYDDGKHNDGVAEDGIYAAEWTATTVSSIYTETPCDITISAYYTPFGEVNEVISGIVTRDPVDNNNNGIADREEILDEIAALKDKSIEKINHDVEKTASMQAKVGRVIYDKEERDFVLGGLQLINGVTSVTSYVFYVVDVGLDVVIDKFYQGYDEELAQKLLNSYSSVDFGHRIIECRDVNAGVLSIQSFTKYENENENRIIVLTEPKTWNDGGQSKYLPSLLKMYTYNFSKGDFENISVWDDDSIGPEYNGDLKILSEDLNSDGINDLLFYDKHNTYVYKGVNDFNENNLEFFETECSINMAIEEGYEILDLSIGDVLNDDSSDLSILCFNSEDSKTKIEIINFDSSLKNIVSTQDFEGSSEATGICVGDVDNTKDNGNEIGVADKNGYIEIYRYENGFFEKVGENHLTIVGKMLDADITIGDIDNEVPINNEIIYSFLYEGSTNVFCLRFKETSNFEDLYSIESFGNSYGSILGIEVCDSTNTGYNNVIVGYKNQIKSYHYEPTLDELETYIREASKEQILYNEEGIYCNFNLENIETSYSEFEDEFRNKDLTDYPTQDVLLYLQTLNTDLDQSLRSERNVVYLNPEDKSASTIKIGCLNTFDKTIDQLILDKEESSEYARITAYAVPIVGLAKCIAVIPSGGLSGGMLIAESVYFTGMSAIANYHFEEVDLTYSETLVFNCFNSLFSMQNEVIAVDDIFTKSLEFSLNPQINSLEIKEVYFSPATLDSDTNGDWYGGTGYVLVENSGQNDAKVNVFVDVKPYPQKDLSVDANDVISIAGSEGYTEIPAGESLKIDFNYIVPNGDSFGLYTKYLATVSATSYYAESNFWGTVTFSDENEEMLEYTQNGVLVEGEMAEKIYDTDSSTEQVIYTVTYPGSDLDLHLYDSDGNHVGLNYSTGLIENEIQGASYSGSDCIPEWIIVNNSGENTYSVRVVAVETEGEEAYCLSITEVPKLPPMISAMPSSIDISGSLGDTIEESITINEYGGFSDLILSDISLSNLTNEYNEKITYIDIDIDVSDYTISAGSEITANLTVNIPDTVTSGSTFTGSVVISDNNGSVENVPFTLNIEEIKSIYVDDDYVDSPIRHEWNSIEKGLDDANIGDTIFVYDGIYSEEVLIDKPLNLIGENKNNTVIDGNLDANGIIVSANNVNITGFTVKNCTTGIYLDSVQECNIFENSITGNNIGMDLYGSYNNSVVHNNFVNNSVQVNDLGSNIWNMEYPTGGNYWNDYLGVDNFSGLSQNVLGSDGIGDIPYNITDDFADAYPFMDQNGWLNPTNDWNPWNDPDSDGGESITLIELQDAIYCWRFGVQTLTGELVDLVRLQDLIYSWRFG, from the coding sequence ATGAGATTAAAATCTGAAGTTAGTGGTAGTGGCATAGCTGTTATTTTGATTATAGTAGCAACATGTGGTATAGGATTAGCAAGTACTTTTTCGAATGAAGGGATCAAGGAAATAATTGATTTGGATACAGAATCAAATCCAAGTTATAATCCTGAAGGTAACAAAATAGTTTTTTGTACAAATAATGGAAATCCTGACTCCAGCTCAATGTGGATATTTGATTTGACAAACGAAGATTTAAGTGAAATAATAGTTCCTGATTCAAATTGGTTATACTGTATAGAATGGAGTCCTCTTGGAGACAAAATATTGTTCCGCGATTCTCTGTACGGTGTTTCAGGAACTTATGGTCTTTACACGATAAATTTAGATGGCTCTGAAAAGACATGTCTTACAACTGATCAGAATCTGGACTTTGGAGGTGTTGGATACAGTCCAGAAGGAAGTAAAATAGTATACTGTGATTACTATGATGGTGGGAAGAAAGGTAATATCTGGATTATGAACTCAGATGGTTCAAACAAAGTGCAATTAACTGACGATGGATTATACAATGGAGATCCATATTTCAGTCCAGATGGCACAAAAATTGCTTACTATTCTGGCACTTGGCCTTACACTAATATCTGGACCATGAATGTTGATGGCACAGGTAAACAACAGTTGACCTTTGGTTCTGTCACGGAAGGTAGCCCGGATTGGAGTCCTGATGGGAAATACATAAGCTATCAAAAAGTAGCCGGATCACATCAAAATTTGTGGGTTATGGAAGCTGACGGTACTGAGCAGACCCAGCTAACAAATTATTATGAAGACGGAGTTGAAGGCCATACTCCTGACTGGCATCCGAACGGTAATAAAATCCTATTTTCCGGAGGAGCTATCTATGAATTGACACTTGGTGAAAAAATAGGTGAGTTTACAGTTTCTGAAGTCTCAGACGGTGTCATCGTCGAAACTCCAAGAGTTAAGTACTACCTTGCAAACGGTGGTTTCGCCCGTGAACTCTGGGTGGACCATGATGGCGATGGAATTTATGATGAGGATATTGGGTTTGAGGATACAACTCTTGAATATCCTTATTTTGGTTTTGCAAGCTGGGGAGCAATCACTTCAAAGAGTAGTGGTGGTGAACTATATGCAGGAAGTGTGAGTGGTGGAGCATATTCACATAATATAGTCGAAGCGACAGAAGAAAAAGTAATTATTGATTTTACCTCTGAGTTTGAAACAGTTACAGGAACTGTAAGATGGGAGATTTATCCGAATGGTGATGCAAAGGTAATACCACGGACTGGAGGTTCAATGGAATCTACCTATGCGTTGATGTTCACCTGGTGCGTTTCTCCTGAAGTCAATGATATTGTAGGAATAAGATCAAGTCCGGATTCTGAGTTGACTAATACTGTGACATTTAGTGGTGGCACTAAACAGATTGCTACCCCTGCTAACACAGGAGCTACAATAACCAATGCTCATTTTTCAGACATATCTTTGTCACATCCTTATCAATTCTACAAAGATACAAATGATGGTTATACTTGTCTTATAGTAGAACCAAAAGCTGATCAAGAAGAAGATTGGGAGTGGGTGGAGTCTTCTCAGGCCAATGATGCTATATGGGGAGGAAGAATCTCTTATGATAATTCAGCTAATCCTTTGTATTATGCTGCTGGTTTGGTTGATTGGTGTTGGTATGCTGATCGTTCACCAGAGTCGGGAGGTTACAGTGAAACTTTAGAAGCTCCAATCACTCAACCCATAAATCAGGACCAGAAATTCGCTTTCTATGTACACTGGATGTGGGGTGACACAACTGAAGCCCAGAGGTATGAGAAGGCTGGGGAGATTGCTGAGGAGCTTACACAGGATAAGATTGTGCAGGATATCACTTTACTTACAGACGCAGCTGAACCTGAACGTTCTCCTGTCTGGTCATTTGATGATGAAAAAATATTTTACACATTTGAAAGAGTGGCTTGGTCTGACAGAGATTCTTATTCTATGAATGCTGACGGTTCTAATAAAATAAGAACTGGAATTGGTGAAGGGAAGCTTGATTATTTTAGTGATCTTAGTCCAGATGGAAATGAATTATTAGAAACAGTAGTTTATGGATATTGGTATGATGTATATAAAGTGTACCTTAACAATGGAACAAGGGTTCCCTTGGCTGCCGATTCATCGAAGATAGAGTCAGGTGCATTCTGGAACCCCGACGGTACAAAAATTGCTTATTCACAGGATAACGAACTTTGCATAATGGATTCTGATGGAAATAACAAACATGAAATACTAAGTTCAAATAGCCCCCTTGTTGGAGACTGGAGTCCCAACGGCAAGAAAATTATATTTAGTGCAGAAGGCTCTGCAAACAAACGTGACCTGTGGATTATCGATTCGGACGGTACAAATCTAAGTCAGTTGACAGATAATCCATCTTATATGGATTGGTATCCAAGTTTTAGTCCAGATGGGAATTACATAGTCTACTCATCAGCAGAAACCGGGGAACATGAGCTCTGGTTAAGGAATTTAGATGGAACTTTCAAGGTCAGATTAACATATGGTTATAAAGTACCTGATGCCTATCCTCATTGGAGTAGCGATGGTAAAAAGATTGTTTTCTGTGCAAATCCATCTGGTTCTTCAGGTGGTTCAGAGATTGCTGTCATGACATTGAATTTAGATAATTCTTCAAGTGAGTATCCCGGTTCCCCTGCACCTGAAATTACCAGTGTTGTCGTAGAACCTTTGATGGGTGTTTATGAGGGAGATAATGCGACAATCAAAGTGTTTGTAAAGAACACTGGAGTGTTTGCTGACGAGGGATACATTTCCGTATCTTTCCCCAATAATGAAGAAGTATTAGAGATCTCTGGTACAGGCAATGAGTACAACAAATTGTATCCAATTGGAAGCACACTTTATAGCAAGACTAGTCAAATAACATCAATCAACCCTCTTGCAGAATTGTGTGATTCTAGCTGGGCAACCGGCCAAACTAAAACACTCACAATTAAAGTTAAACCCAACGAAGGTGCGGATAAACTTGAATTCTATGTAAGGGCCGCATTGAAAAATGGCACTGGTGACTATGTACGCGATCCAGAATCAGGGGAAAAGATTGACCAGCAGGGTTGGTATGTTGACAATTATACTGAAAATGTGTATCCAAGTTCTAACCTTGTTATTTCTGATATTTTTGTAGAAGATGATGCTGTATATTATAGAATACGAAATACAGGCTCAATTATGGCAGGGTCTACTTTTTCATATCTCTATATCAATGATATGGATGATTACATAAAATACGATTATGTTGATTCCCTGCAGCCAGGTGAGTGGAGTATTGAATCTTTCGATTACACTTACACTTATTCCGGTGGAACTGATACTATCAAAGTTGTAGCTGACGCAAGAGAAGAACTTAATGAGATAAGTGATGAGGACAATTCAAGAACTGAAATTTATACTGGAATAGATCCTACTTCCATGAATGTTGATATTTTGTCTCCAGCAGATGTATTTGAACTGAAGACTGGCGATGTTCAGCTTGTAAAAGCAAAGGTGACTGAAAACATCGGAAACAGTGTACCGGGTTCTGCAATAGGTTATGTTCGTGCATCATTTTCAAATAAAGATGATACTATTCAGCTTTATGATGATGGAAAACACAATGATGGTGTGGCAGAAGATGGGATTTATGCGGCTGAATGGACAGCAACTACCGTTTCTAGTATATATACCGAAACTCCATGTGATATAACCATCTCAGCTTACTACACACCTTTTGGGGAAGTAAATGAAGTTATTAGTGGAATCGTGACAAGAGATCCTGTTGATAATAACAATAATGGAATAGCTGATCGAGAGGAAATTTTAGATGAGATTGCTGCTCTAAAGGATAAATCGATTGAAAAGATCAATCATGATGTAGAAAAAACTGCATCTATGCAGGCAAAGGTTGGAAGAGTAATTTATGATAAAGAGGAACGTGATTTTGTACTGGGTGGTTTACAACTAATTAATGGTGTTACCAGTGTTACTTCATATGTATTTTATGTTGTGGATGTGGGTCTCGATGTAGTCATAGACAAGTTTTACCAGGGATATGATGAAGAACTTGCCCAGAAATTGTTGAATTCGTATAGTTCTGTAGATTTTGGACATCGAATTATTGAATGCAGAGATGTGAATGCTGGTGTTTTATCTATACAGAGCTTCACAAAATATGAAAATGAAAATGAAAATAGAATAATTGTTCTAACTGAACCAAAAACATGGAATGATGGGGGACAATCAAAATATTTACCATCTTTACTTAAGATGTATACTTATAATTTTAGCAAAGGTGATTTCGAAAATATATCGGTTTGGGATGACGATAGTATCGGACCAGAATATAACGGTGATTTAAAAATATTGTCAGAGGATTTGAATTCCGATGGCATTAATGATTTGTTATTCTACGATAAACACAACACCTATGTATACAAAGGTGTGAATGATTTTAATGAAAACAATCTTGAATTTTTTGAGACAGAATGTTCGATTAATATGGCAATTGAAGAGGGATATGAAATCCTTGATCTTTCGATTGGCGATGTTCTTAATGACGACTCTAGTGATCTAAGCATTTTATGCTTTAATTCAGAAGATAGCAAAACAAAGATAGAGATTATTAATTTTGACAGTAGCTTAAAAAACATAGTCTCCACTCAAGATTTTGAAGGTTCATCTGAAGCAACAGGAATCTGTGTAGGAGATGTTGATAATACAAAAGATAATGGAAATGAAATTGGTGTTGCAGACAAAAATGGTTACATAGAAATTTATCGTTATGAGAATGGTTTCTTTGAGAAAGTAGGGGAAAATCACCTTACAATTGTAGGAAAAATGCTTGATGCAGATATAACTATTGGAGATATAGATAATGAAGTTCCAATAAACAATGAAATAATATATTCATTTTTATATGAAGGATCAACTAATGTTTTCTGTTTAAGGTTCAAAGAAACTTCAAATTTTGAGGATCTTTATTCGATTGAAAGTTTCGGAAACAGTTATGGAAGTATTTTGGGTATTGAAGTATGTGATTCAACAAACACTGGTTACAATAACGTTATTGTAGGCTATAAAAACCAAATAAAGTCTTACCATTATGAACCAACTCTTGACGAGTTGGAAACATATATAAGAGAAGCATCTAAAGAACAAATTCTTTATAACGAAGAAGGGATATATTGCAACTTTAATCTTGAAAATATTGAAACATCTTATTCTGAATTTGAGGATGAATTTAGAAATAAGGATTTGACGGATTATCCAACACAAGACGTACTGCTATATCTTCAAACATTAAATACAGATTTAGATCAAAGCTTACGTTCAGAACGCAATGTTGTATATCTGAACCCAGAAGACAAGTCTGCATCAACGATAAAAATTGGTTGTCTCAATACTTTTGACAAGACCATTGATCAATTGATACTGGATAAAGAAGAGAGTTCTGAATATGCCCGAATAACGGCTTATGCGGTCCCTATTGTTGGACTAGCAAAGTGTATTGCTGTAATTCCTTCTGGTGGATTAAGCGGAGGCATGTTGATTGCTGAAAGTGTTTACTTTACTGGAATGTCTGCCATAGCAAATTATCATTTTGAAGAAGTTGATTTAACTTACAGTGAAACGCTGGTCTTCAATTGTTTTAACTCATTGTTTTCAATGCAAAATGAGGTTATTGCAGTGGATGACATTTTTACAAAATCTCTTGAATTCAGCCTTAACCCTCAGATAAATTCTCTTGAGATTAAAGAAGTATACTTCTCTCCAGCAACTTTAGATTCGGATACAAATGGTGATTGGTATGGTGGAACTGGCTATGTTCTGGTAGAGAATTCTGGTCAAAATGATGCAAAAGTTAATGTTTTTGTGGACGTAAAGCCATATCCTCAAAAAGACTTGAGTGTAGATGCGAATGATGTAATCTCAATTGCTGGCAGTGAAGGATATACAGAAATTCCAGCAGGTGAATCCCTGAAAATTGATTTTAATTACATAGTACCAAATGGAGATTCTTTTGGGTTATATACTAAATATTTAGCCACAGTTTCTGCAACATCTTATTATGCTGAAAGTAATTTTTGGGGCACAGTGACATTTTCAGATGAGAATGAAGAGATGTTAGAATATACTCAAAATGGAGTTTTAGTAGAAGGGGAAATGGCAGAGAAAATATACGATACTGATTCCTCTACGGAACAAGTAATTTATACTGTTACGTATCCAGGAAGTGACTTAGATCTTCATCTATATGATTCAGACGGAAACCATGTTGGATTAAATTATTCTACAGGTCTTATCGAAAATGAAATCCAAGGTGCTTCCTACTCTGGTTCTGATTGCATACCGGAATGGATCATTGTAAATAATTCAGGAGAAAATACGTATTCAGTTAGAGTTGTAGCAGTGGAAACCGAAGGTGAAGAAGCATATTGCTTATCTATTACTGAGGTTCCTAAATTGCCTCCTATGATTAGTGCAATGCCATCTAGCATTGATATTTCAGGATCATTAGGAGATACAATTGAAGAAAGCATAACTATTAATGAATATGGTGGCTTCAGCGATTTGATTTTATCTGACATTAGTTTATCTAACTTAACTAATGAATATAATGAAAAGATCACCTATATAGACATTGACATAGATGTTTCGGACTACACAATATCGGCAGGTTCTGAAATCACCGCCAACCTTACAGTGAATATTCCCGATACAGTAACGTCGGGTTCTACATTTACAGGTTCGGTTGTGATATCTGATAACAATGGTTCAGTTGAAAATGTACCGTTTACATTGAATATAGAGGAGATAAAATCCATTTATGTGGATGATGATTACGTAGATTCACCAATTAGACATGAATGGAATTCTATCGAGAAAGGTCTGGATGATGCAAATATCGGAGACACGATATTTGTTTATGATGGTATATATTCAGAGGAAGTTCTTATCGATAAGCCATTGAATTTGATTGGGGAAAATAAGAACAATACTGTCATAGATGGTAATTTAGATGCAAATGGTATTATTGTATCAGCAAACAATGTCAATATAACAGGTTTTACTGTAAAGAATTGTACTACCGGTATATATTTGGACTCTGTTCAAGAGTGCAATATCTTTGAGAATTCAATAACTGGTAATAATATAGGTATGGACCTGTACGGTTCATATAACAATTCAGTAGTGCATAACAACTTTGTGAATAACTCTGTACAAGTAAATGATCTTGGAAGCAATATCTGGAACATGGAGTACCCAACAGGTGGAAATTACTGGAATGATTATCTGGGTGTAGACAACTTTAGTGGTCTCTCTCAAAATGTATTGGGTAGTGATGGTATAGGGGATATTCCCTATAATATAACAGATGATTTTGCAGATGCATATCCATTCATGGATCAAAATGGATGGCTTAATCCTACAAATGACTGGAATCCCTGGAATGACCCAGATTCCGATGGTGGTGAATCCATAACCCTCATCGAGCTACAGGATGCAATCTACTGCTGGAGATTTGGAGTACAAACCTTAACAGGTGAGCTTGTTGATCTTGTTAGATTGCAGGATTTGATTTATAGCTGGAGGTTTGGATAA
- a CDS encoding PKD domain-containing protein yields MIRELCFVFLIVCSFFLSAVGIASATSNESLIFFDDYEDEDFTNNPTWKWCYGDGPATIENINGNHWMKLFRVSDDKDIPTYETEVSGLLSQNFELSYQFKLSSGDYTGCGLGLTNSDYSSSYNIALNTGPYWADDWKSGFQHLENDDSGCLCLLRTDSQHFEIDPISRNESHTVKLVFLKSEHKWTLYIDGDNKGSLIAQSENDSDISKIVIQGKSASSPGNGCWIDNIKITTEINETNSPSRKALFVTYESADIESYSLYNRLINEGFNITRSVSIPEDMNEYDLVIVQSYDACWQTTANYMKEYIANGGGAVLVSGVPSNFPKEYQEIGSSFGYYDISYISEWFGTARYENVGVSDATITMDNPFGTTLISGDYLAHCSGWGGAAVSNLNQDTTMNLAMWDYSSDRIFAFTNNYGAGRMFYTAALNSSEKLNELELAGALWASRQNNQSSTADAELISVDYDLVTVPNGGEAKVSVQVRNTGNVENTFYIGYSVWDSLDTLYDIDSKDVTLSSGESKTVVLTWDVPWLTEDHLGSFDSKVAVWSDKLPNGELSDQLDSQTESNAFEVIMDYQYLAMEYLPSLRYSQGDEYHITTVEHFLKESSLKGTVLPFEPLLVGWILIEDNMDDAAFSPYVGPLSSMYQFYKLDLKNDASEYEGKSIPAVYVNIKDFSVDIDEIGKTDFIGIQYWWLSYYNSHEVWLDHEGDWEHITVYVNKNTGNLEYASYGQHYDGKCFTPDQIASIGNHPSVFVARGSHASYSNYGLHIYKDLYLEGDIIYHDYHFGDGRTFHYKDFEENVYFFSDLMNAHKWPYFNGRWGDTDPWSISFINFDGSPKTPSVQEKFNPKLELTSQRREVHSPAYLCAIDEYGRRVGYNATTGEIDMQIPGAYYSGPDEHPQVLSVDDLNLNVKFYMIPKDDGGECDIVSSVNNFQEKQSIYFKNVTIGENTTAFSNTSDISTLNLDINDDGVIDQIIEAPSVSFTVDRTKIITGESILFDAKVDSKSDNQTYVWDFGDNTTADIEDVVHTYEVSGIFYPSLTVRTNDGASASYSTCVEVESLDPQSITPWSDFSTDKVSGVQPLTVQFYDQSLDATSLEWDFGDGSPLSFEQNPVHIYNEEGKYAVSLNASSSEGYNIETKVDYIIVYDWNPWNDLGSDGGEAITLVELQDAIYCWRFGIDTSTGELVDLVRLQDLIYSWRFGY; encoded by the coding sequence ATGATTCGAGAACTTTGTTTTGTGTTTTTAATTGTCTGCAGCTTTTTTTTATCTGCAGTAGGTATAGCAAGCGCGACATCAAATGAATCATTAATATTTTTCGATGATTATGAAGATGAAGATTTCACTAATAACCCAACATGGAAATGGTGTTATGGAGACGGCCCTGCCACTATTGAGAACATTAATGGAAATCACTGGATGAAATTATTCCGGGTAAGTGATGATAAAGACATTCCAACTTACGAGACAGAAGTATCAGGTTTACTATCTCAGAATTTTGAATTATCATACCAATTCAAACTGTCATCTGGTGATTATACAGGGTGCGGTCTTGGTCTTACAAACAGCGATTATTCATCATCATATAACATCGCATTAAATACAGGTCCTTATTGGGCAGATGATTGGAAATCAGGTTTCCAGCATCTGGAAAATGATGACTCTGGATGTTTATGTCTACTGCGTACAGATAGTCAGCACTTCGAAATTGATCCTATCAGTAGAAATGAAAGTCATACCGTCAAATTGGTGTTTTTAAAATCAGAACACAAATGGACACTCTACATTGACGGTGATAATAAGGGCAGTCTCATAGCACAATCTGAAAATGATTCTGATATCTCAAAAATTGTGATTCAGGGAAAATCCGCGTCATCTCCTGGGAATGGATGTTGGATTGATAATATAAAAATAACTACGGAAATAAATGAAACAAACTCACCTTCTCGCAAGGCTCTATTCGTGACATATGAATCTGCGGACATTGAATCATATTCATTGTATAATCGTCTGATAAACGAAGGATTCAATATCACAAGGTCAGTATCTATTCCAGAAGACATGAATGAGTACGATCTTGTAATCGTGCAAAGTTATGATGCATGCTGGCAAACCACGGCAAATTACATGAAAGAATATATAGCCAATGGTGGTGGTGCCGTCCTGGTATCTGGTGTACCTTCGAATTTTCCAAAGGAATATCAAGAAATAGGCTCAAGCTTTGGTTATTATGATATTTCATATATCTCTGAATGGTTTGGTACGGCTAGATATGAAAATGTTGGTGTGAGTGATGCGACAATAACAATGGATAATCCATTTGGAACCACTCTGATATCCGGTGATTATCTTGCCCATTGTTCAGGTTGGGGTGGAGCTGCAGTTAGTAACTTAAATCAAGACACTACAATGAATCTCGCAATGTGGGATTATTCAAGTGACCGCATTTTTGCGTTTACCAATAATTATGGTGCCGGTAGGATGTTCTATACAGCTGCCCTGAATAGTTCAGAGAAGCTTAATGAATTGGAACTTGCTGGTGCATTGTGGGCATCTAGGCAAAATAATCAATCATCGACTGCTGATGCAGAACTTATATCCGTGGATTACGATCTAGTTACTGTTCCAAACGGAGGCGAAGCTAAGGTTAGTGTACAAGTAAGGAATACTGGAAATGTAGAAAATACTTTTTACATTGGTTATTCTGTTTGGGATTCTCTTGATACATTATATGATATAGATTCTAAGGATGTGACCCTGTCTTCTGGAGAATCAAAGACCGTTGTACTCACATGGGATGTTCCATGGCTAACTGAGGATCATCTGGGCAGTTTTGATTCAAAGGTAGCAGTTTGGTCTGATAAGTTACCAAACGGAGAACTCAGTGATCAACTTGATAGTCAAACAGAATCCAATGCTTTTGAAGTGATTATGGACTATCAATATTTAGCCATGGAATACCTGCCAAGTCTTCGGTATAGTCAAGGTGATGAGTATCATATAACAACAGTAGAGCATTTTTTAAAGGAAAGTTCTTTAAAAGGGACTGTTCTTCCATTTGAACCTCTGCTTGTTGGTTGGATTTTAATTGAAGACAACATGGATGATGCGGCTTTTAGTCCATATGTTGGCCCGTTATCTTCTATGTATCAATTTTATAAATTAGATCTGAAGAATGATGCGAGTGAATATGAAGGAAAAAGTATTCCGGCTGTTTATGTTAATATTAAAGATTTCTCTGTGGACATTGATGAAATTGGTAAGACAGATTTTATTGGTATTCAATACTGGTGGTTGTCATATTACAATTCTCATGAGGTTTGGCTTGATCATGAAGGCGATTGGGAACATATAACAGTTTATGTTAACAAAAACACAGGTAATCTTGAATATGCATCGTATGGTCAGCATTATGACGGCAAATGTTTCACACCTGATCAAATTGCTTCAATAGGAAATCATCCATCAGTATTTGTTGCAAGAGGGTCTCATGCTAGCTATTCAAATTATGGTTTACATATCTATAAAGATCTATATCTTGAAGGAGATATTATATACCATGATTATCATTTTGGTGATGGTCGAACATTCCATTATAAAGATTTTGAAGAGAATGTTTACTTTTTCAGTGACTTAATGAACGCTCATAAATGGCCATACTTCAATGGAAGATGGGGAGATACTGATCCTTGGAGTATTTCATTTATTAATTTTGATGGCTCTCCAAAAACACCCTCGGTACAAGAAAAATTCAATCCTAAACTGGAATTAACAAGTCAACGACGTGAAGTGCATTCTCCAGCATATCTATGTGCAATTGATGAATATGGTAGAAGGGTTGGATATAATGCAACTACCGGTGAAATTGATATGCAAATTCCAGGAGCCTACTACTCAGGCCCGGATGAACATCCTCAGGTACTTTCCGTAGATGACCTGAACCTCAATGTAAAATTCTACATGATCCCAAAAGATGATGGTGGAGAATGTGATATTGTATCCAGTGTGAACAATTTCCAGGAAAAACAGTCAATATATTTTAAAAATGTTACCATTGGAGAAAATACTACCGCATTCTCCAATACATCAGATATCAGCACATTAAATTTAGACATAAACGATGATGGAGTTATCGATCAAATAATCGAAGCGCCTTCAGTATCATTCACTGTCGACAGGACAAAGATAATAACTGGCGAATCTATTTTATTTGATGCAAAAGTTGATTCTAAATCTGATAATCAGACATATGTATGGGACTTTGGCGACAACACTACAGCAGATATAGAGGATGTAGTTCATACATATGAAGTAAGTGGGATATTTTATCCATCTTTAACGGTTCGAACGAACGATGGAGCATCAGCATCATACTCCACTTGTGTTGAAGTAGAAAGCCTGGATCCTCAATCAATAACACCATGGTCAGATTTCTCTACAGACAAAGTATCAGGAGTCCAGCCATTAACCGTTCAGTTCTATGATCAATCTCTCGACGCTACATCTTTAGAATGGGATTTTGGTGATGGATCACCATTATCATTCGAACAGAATCCAGTGCATATCTATAATGAAGAGGGAAAATATGCTGTGAGTCTGAATGCGAGTAGCTCTGAGGGTTATAACATCGAAACAAAGGTGGATTACATTATTGTATATGACTGGAACCCATGGAATGACCTGGGTTCAGACGGTGGTGAAGCGATAACTCTCGTCGAACTGCAGGATGCTATCTACTGTTGGAGATTTGGTATTGATACTTCCACAGGTGAACTGGTCGACCTTGTCAGATTGCAGGATCTAATCTATAGCTGGAGGTTTGGATATTGA